In Choristoneura fumiferana chromosome 4, NRCan_CFum_1, whole genome shotgun sequence, the sequence GTTGAGTATAAATACCTGAGAAGTTTCCAAAATGCCAAAGAAGTTTCCACTTATaatgaaataacattttttgctgCTCGAGTGAGCGTACATTACACTTATGGAAACAATCGAGAGGTCAAAATAAATGAAGATAATGAAGTTAAGTTCTCCAGAACACTAGTGGCCAAACTCTTACTTTTTCAAAGACAGTTGAGATTTAAACACACGTGAGTTACGATTATTATtcgtaataaataattgacTTCAAGTTTTCGCATTGTAGGGGGGGGAGGCGGGGTATGAAATAATCAGTCGCCTCTTTCGATATCATACcgttataataaatttaatcccGATAGGTATTCATCAGTAAAATGTAACCCTTTCTGAACCTTGTAATGAGATTGGACCTTCGAACAAGATtagtccttcgaaccggataggtccttcgaaccggattggtccttcgaaccggattggTCTTTCTAACCGGATCATATCCCTTTCAGATCTGCTTGAACGAACACAGCATCTGGAACCTATCTAGCGAGTCCGGGAACCTTGGGACCATGGTGATCACCAACGTAAGGGTCGTGTGGTTCGCAGACATTAACGACTCCTTCAACGTGTCTATGCCTTACTTGACCATAGAGAGCGTGAGTATAAGGAATTTGGTACTTCGTAGTACAGGTTTcgtggtttttgttttttgagaaaaaaatcgggaattattttgtattttcattgaaatttgAATAGTAAAGAGCTTTCTGTATTCTGAGGCAGCCTGTTATAGCTATCTTGTGATGGTTttaaacctatagggtacttaaATAGTCGTCacaatcagtggcgtagctaggtaacctagggccctggggtaaataaaaaaatggggcccatgctatcaaaactggtaaggttttttgaagtaaaattattatacatatatacaaatactttaaaaatgctaagcaactttatcataagctataaagcagaatttcgagggcccctgagcttgagggccccggcactgccccgcctagccccttggtagctacgccactccacaatacaaggttttttttatttacaaatataagaagtacttataaacttttttgttggcTTTTAAATTAGTAATACTCTCAGAGCTGCAATAGCCGAATCCTgcttcattattatcatcatcatattagccgtagggCGTCAACTGTTGGACATAATTCAATAGACGTCTACTTTCATCGGTTAcaaacggcctgcatccactgtaAACCCACGGCTTTAAAGAGGTCCATCTCTCTGGTAGAATCTCGATAAATTTTCCAATCTCATCAGATCTCAACCCGCGACTCCAAATTCGGCGAGGCACTGGTGATCGCAACTCGGCCGAGCAGCGGAGGCTTACGTGCTCGGTTTCCGAGCAGACCCTCGGGAGAGGCTACACTCCTTGCGTGACGAGCTGCAGGAATTGCATCGCGCATACTGCGAGCGACCCGTGCTTGGTGTCGAGATGACGTGGAACGAGGTATCGTGTAGCGTAGAtggcagcgccatctagtatctAATACAGTGGTCGTCACATTTTATGATCAAGAGCCACATTAGACAAACTCTCAAATCTTTAATACAAGAACTGGGTCAATAAATTTTAGTGTTATTATTTTCTGTCCCGAAAAATGTTTGCCATTTATACCATTAGCACGCTTAGATGGGCCATTAAGGATTGCCTTTAAACTGTCACACTGCTAACTTTTAGGGAATTTGAACGGTCGGTttctaacttatgtatccactttttcaatCTAGTTGCATagaagtggatacttatgttaagCACCGACTGTACCTCataaaaacatacttttattggtaACTGGAGCGTTAAGTATCATGGCAACAAGctgcactaaaaagttgattaacACAACTAAACTAGCACCcgtatcaaacttttttttgggtTGAGTCGCCtaaccctttcgaacccagctgATACGAttgtgcgggttaattacatttgaatttgaatttgatatggATTGTGCATAAGGTCTACTTTCATAattcttacatttgaattttgagggtccatattgactgtcataaaattcttattcctattttttattttactaccgatttAGACCTATTCATAATAATcaatcttcatcatttttttcctcatacttttttttgttcataattttttattactgacatcggaactcataacagacagtcttcatatttttttactcataacgtcattactaagaacacatctcaagtcataatgttgtttttcagaaaattttctttcataacagacgaataaatatcataattttctttttaataatggtatgaataagaaaacatttgaactcataatattgaaaataagatttacttctatcgttatttatattatattagtattacaaaaattataaaaaatatgaagtgatcgttatgatgtaaaatggtattagaaacattttcggacttccgataatagtacttaaaaagttatgtgaaaaaatgcgcacccgAATTCTgaacttgacatggattgtacattaAATCCATTGTCCTAACTCCTTTCATACTCGGATGGGTTCGAAAGAGCTAAGGGTCGAAGACATTACGTCCTtgcttttttttacttgattttagttattattaccCGTGTGAAACTAGCACAAAGTATGTGGCTCTTCAATCAACAATTACTCATGTTATTGTTAATCGAAAGAGTGGGTAGTTACGTGCTAAGCTTTCGGGCTAAATGTTCCGAGCGCCCATGCGCTGAAATGGGGGCACGAGGCACACTTGCCTCTCtgttataaaagaaaataaatagaagCAGCTTGGACTAAGACAATGTAATACCCATAATTATAAAGATGAGTGCACCCCATTGATACAGGATGAAAAATAATCCTACCGGCCGCGGCGCCTATGTTCGTGAATGGCAGCACTCCTTACTAGACATGTCGCAGCAGCTGGACGTAaatcagtgacttttaaaatctaaacttacGCTATGTGTCAACTTGTAACAAGCAAAAATGTTTTTCAGCAACCTTCAAAACCACCAACCGACGACATCGAAGAGTTAGAAGAAATCGGCGAGCCTCGAGGCGAAATGGGACCCAACCTCTACCTAGCGTCGCAACTGGCGCAGTACAAATCCGATAACGAAGTCCAGCCCGTTTATAATGCGTATTTAGGCTTAGCTATAGAACCTCTAAAAGAaggtttcacgttgaaaagcttGTTTGAAGTTCAAACTAGCTcgtaaaaaaggtttttattttacgcCATCTAGGTTAAGATACACGTAACTTGTTTAGCGCTACCTTACAGTGGGTTTCAAAAGGTTTCAAACACCTTGTTGCTCAGCAAACAGAATAATGGGAAAAATTAACACAGTttcatttaactttatttttacaggAGTAAAATGTAATACATAACTACTAGTAAAATCTcgtcacattttttttgtttattattattaattattataataaataataaacaaattttgatCTTTTATAAATATCAGTTCTCGCTAAacggtaactttttttttttttttttatagcttcgCGCTCTTGGCGCATTTAGCCAAACGGGGAACGGAATTAGATAAGGGAAAGCGTAAGGATCGGAGTTTAGAAAAATGGGTTGGAAAAGATCAGGAagggtaaaagataaataataatacttatagttttatattgttatgagATAGAAAGTATATAgagctttaaatatatataaggaATTATCATTAATTACAAGGAGGGATGGAACAGATACGGGAAACGGAACGCCAAGGAGTGACACTGTTAGAAATGAGGAACGATCATAAAGATGACAAGCGAGGATTATGTGATTAAGATCACAGGGGACAGCTCCACATTCACATGCCGAGCTGTCCATATGCCCAATCTCGCAAGATGTTGGGGTGTGCAAACATGCCCCATACGCATACGAGACATCATGGTTGTTGCAGGCTTCAAAGATAGATCTTTGAGAACCAGGGCTTGCAGGGATTGCCGGTGAATATCCCGATAAACGCAAACCCGTCTTTACATCATTGGACGCCCAAAGCTGGCTCCAAGCTCTCGTAAGTATATCCTTGGCAAAGCTAAGATCCTCAGCTATATTTTTAAACGGATGGAGGTCCCACTATCTATCGCTTTCGCGACTAATTGGTCCACGCGTTCGTTTCCCTGGATCCCCCTATGGCAGGGATCCAAGCAAGGAAACTAGTATCCATTCTGATAGCATTTAAATAGAAGGCTTCGTATTTTTATAGAATGGGGATTGTAGATTTTGTTTTGAATGGAAATTTAGCAATTGACTGCAATGAGCTCAGTGAATCCGAaatttatagtgtttttgagTTTCATTAAAACTAATATTCAATGCTTTCAGGATACCAACACTCTCCAGTATACACAGATGTTCTGGTGGAGTTtgattttttgtacaatattgTACTGAGAATGCAATACACCAACGCCAACAACTATCGCGAAAGATTGGGTGATTAAttgttgtatatatatatatatatctctaTACTTTCTATATTCCATATTGTGGGTAAGACTTGCTTATTATGAGATATATTCCTTCTTCGCGATGTAGCATATATTTAACATACCTGAATTCATTTTCTTGTAGGTTGCTAACTCCCAATAGTTCTGCTTCGCTTATATTATTACTGGATGTGTCTCCGCTGGTAATCTCCTTCCACCTCCTGCATAAATTATGGCCAGATGAGTAACCCTGATCATTCCTCCGGCCACGGAGTGTCACGGTCAGCCCGTGGCGCTCCTCGGTGCACTACTTCTCGTCAACTGTAAAACATAGCTGGTATCAGAACGGCAAGACTCAATCACGTGTCACAATGTTACGACACAGCTCTAAACATACAGGCTCACTCTAGGGGCGAGGGTAACCGGACGTCTCCGGCCCGCTCGCAAAACAGTACTTGGTCCACTGCGCACGCCAAGATTCTAAATCAACCCAGATCCCGTGTCCCGTAGTGGACAGCGAGATATGCCCCTGGGTTGTCGATGGAGCTGTAGGTAGAGTCCAAGATAGACACCAGTCAGGATGGATCCCACACCATGTGTGTGGGCATGCATCCGAGCTGGCGCCCCACAGGGTGTGATTGGTACAAACAACAGTAAAAACGTTAATACGTGATACACCGAAAAGACCATAGGCGCCTCGACACCCGGTGATCAGCAGAAATAGGAATACTCAGGTATACTCAGCTTTGGGAGGATGGAGATACTGCAGTTGCTGCTTGATGACTTCCACAAATGAACTTTATACACATTTCACATTTGACGCTATTAGCCGCCATGCCATAGACTGACAGCAGTCTTTTTATATTCAGTGTTGCCACTCCAAAACTAATAAAGCGGGCCACTCACCTAGAGATTCGCGCCTGTCGCGACACTCCCCGGCGGCAAGGCTTTGGAGTGAAGCAGTAGCGCAGTCAGGTCTCGCGTCCATTCCTTGATTCTCTCCATGGCTTTAGTGGCTGCAGCTCGTTTCGACCTCTGGTTCACATCCATATCATTCATCTCAGTTGTATTAGGTAGCGATTCATCTTCATGTTCTGTCGGTGCATGTTCTGCGTCTTCATCTTGTATACTAACGTGATCTTCCATCGTCAATGGCATAGGTGCAATGACTTGAGGTTGAGGTATTACAGCTGTTGTTAAATCAGGTGTCAGAGGGCGAATTTCCTCCACACTCTCTATATTTACCGTGTCGTGATCAGGTGTCACTAAAGGACGAGTTCCTCCTTTACTGCTGATGTTCGCAATAGGCTCTGGAGCATCCTCTATCTCGAGAGGGTAGAGATGTGCGATAGAACGCGTGTACTCAGTGTCCCCTACTTGTACTATTGCTGCTCTACATAGACTGTCAGCACTCGGGATCAGTTCTGTAATCTTCCCTACCTTCCAGTCGTTTCTATTCTTGGAGTCGCCCTTGATCTGTACGATCTGACCAGGACTCGGTGTAAGTTTCGAAGTTATTCGCGGTTCTCGCGGCAGATGTCCGTATCTCTCGCGAAGACTTAGTAGGTAACGGTTATAAAACATTTCTTTAAATTCTTTTAGCATGATGAGTGCTCGTTTCCAGCCTTTTATTAATTCTGTCTTCGTTGTGGTCATAATTTGTGGTTCGGACTCATTTTCGGCTTCTTCTAATGTGATTACTTTTCCTGCAGTCAGAAAGTCCGAAGGCTTCAAAACATAGTCGGGTTCGGAATCCACGCTAGTGAGCGGTCGTGAGTTAACCACGGCCTCAATCTCTTTAACGATCGTTGAGAGCTGATTATCTTTCAGCATGTGTTTTCCTAGCGTCCTCTTCATGCAATTTTTGACAATACCTATTAAGCGTTCGTAAAATCCACCTGCCCAAGGGGATAGGGGTATTATGTACCTCCATCTTATCTTCTTGTCAATGCAATATTGACTTGAAATGATTTCTGCTATCAGCTTGAAATGTTGAGCATTATCTGATGTTACTAATGATGGTATTCCTCTCGTAGAGATCATTCTTCTTAGCGCGAGTAAACCTTCTTCAGCCGTAAGGTCTCGTACGACTTCGAGGTGAACCGCTCTCACGACTAAGCATGTAAAAAGACAGATCCATCTCTTGCTATTTCCATCTCCGTTGTTTATCAGAAGAGGTCCCATGTAGTCAACACCTGTATAAGTAAACGGTGACGAGTAATTTACTCTCTCTGGAGGTAATGCTGGTGCTGGAGGTAACTTAAAAGGGCCTCCGCTATGCTTGATACACTCTGGGCATTTTGCTAATAGTCGCTGTACGTAACTCTTCCCCTTTGGAATCCAGTATGACTCTCTTACTCTGCTCAACGTGTGAGTAGCTTTCATATGATAATTTTCTCTGTGAGTTTTCATGACGAGGTCATTTGTAAATGTGCAGTCTCTGGGTATTAGTATTGGATGACGTTTGTCGAAAGACCATTCTGCATGTTTCATACGGCCATTGCATCGCAACAGTCCGTCTATGTCTTTGAATAATTCCAAATTAATTGCTAAACTCGTTTTCTTTCCTTTGCTTTCTAGTGGAAAATATTCTTTCTGCAGGTCTTTAATGCTCTTCATAGTATCTACTGGTAATTCTCTTCGCGAAATGTCTTGTCTGGTATTTTCTCGTTAATCTCCATTAAGTTTACTGTATCCGAAGGACCCTGCCCCGACGACAGGTCTCGAGTCTCAAATACGGAATGGCTTGGCCATTTCTTTTTCCTTGTCTTAGGAATTCAGGGCCGTTAAGCCACAGCGTCTTTTTCTTTTCCCATAAATCGGGTCGTGTCGCCAGGTCAGCAGGATTAGCTTCCGTGTTTACATAGCGTAGTTCCAACTGCTTATTTTCTTTGATGGCATCTACTCTCCTCCCAATAAAGGGAGGTAATAATTTATTAGAGTGGACCCAACTTAGAACTATTTTACTGTCCGTCCATAAGTATTCTTTGGTTATTGTGATGCCTATCACGTTCTTGACATATTTCAATAGTTTGCTACCTAAGTAACAACCTAGTAATTCAAGTCTGGGCATGCGCAAATCTTCTCTTTCCTCTTTTGGCACAACCTTTGACTTAGCCATAACGAATGATATGTTCCTTTTGTCTTCATTTCCGGCTGTCAAGTAGATCACTGCCGCGTATGCTTGCTTTGATGCGTCGCTAAATCCGTGTAGCTCATATACTGCTTCTCCGGTAAGTCCTATATAACGGGGTATTTCTACATGTTTTATTGCTTCCAAGCGATTAATAATATCTTCCCACTTTCTTTGCAGTTCGTCAGGTAAGACTGTgtcccattttatttttatttcccatAATTTTTGCATTAGCAACTTCGTAGGTAAAATCAATGGGCAACAAAGTCCACATGGGTCATACATAGAAGCAATTGTACTCAGTATCT encodes:
- the BBS5 gene encoding LOW QUALITY PROTEIN: Bardet-Biedl syndrome 5 protein (The sequence of the model RefSeq protein was modified relative to this genomic sequence to represent the inferred CDS: deleted 1 base in 1 codon); this encodes MLVSRAYAASRPYRDLKLRSAIIHNKQLRILPLERICLNEHSIWNLSSESGNLGTMVITNVRVVWFADINDSFNVSMPYLTIESISTRDSKFGEALVIATRPSSGGYVLGFRADPRERLHSLRDELQELHRAYCERPVLGVEMTWNEQPSKPPTDDIEELEEIGEPRGEMGPNLYLASQLAQYKSDNEVQPVYNAYLGLAIEPLKEGFTLKSLFEVQTSS
- the LOC141427113 gene encoding uncharacterized protein; the encoded protein is MKSIKDLQKEYFPLESKGKKTSLAINLELFKDIDGLLRCNGRMKHAEWSFDKRHPILIPRDCTFTNDLVMKTHRENYHMKATHTLSRVRESYWIPKGKSYVQRLLAKCPECIKHSGGPFKLPPAPALPPERVNYSSPFTYTGVDYMGPLLINNGDGNSKRWICLFTCLVVRAVHLEVVRDLTAEEGLLALRRMISTRGIPSLVTSDNAQHFKLIAEIISSQYCIDKKIRWRYIIPLSPWAGGFYERLIGIVKNCMKRTLGKHMLKDNQLSTIVKEIEAVVNSRPLTSVDSEPDYVLKPSDFLTAGKVITLEEAENESEPQIMTTTKTELIKGWKRALIMLKEFKEMFYNRYLLSLRERYGHLPREPRITSKLTPSPGQIVQIKGDSKNRNDWKVGKITELIPSADSLCRAAIVQVGDTEYTRSIAHLYPLEIEDAPEPIANISSKGGTRPLVTPDHDTVNIESVEEIRPLTPDLTTAVIPQPQVIAPMPLTMEDHVSIQDEDAEHAPTEHEDESLPNTTEMNDMDVNQRSKRAAATKAMERIKEWTRDLTALLLHSKALPPGSVATGANL